In a single window of the Larimichthys crocea isolate SSNF chromosome XVII, L_crocea_2.0, whole genome shotgun sequence genome:
- the nrl gene encoding neural retina-specific leucine zipper protein: MSSPSLPMPSLPPSPLAMEYLNDFDLLKFEVKPDTPPLPPPCSYPKSGLPHDPSSSPYTSHPPQDSSLSSSPYNSLPPSPTLSDAHPPPSGSSSLSSSSSSISFPLSISNSFTSGISSGSQGNVESSPAHGGPQGPTPASLEDLIWLAALQQQFGGEVTGPATLLGALGGVPERGDRERSPGNGFLGCEDAVEALLNSAAAAVSSQFPGLSQSSSSNLGDSSSDSGGDISCGKATDMCHRPLVFLSSAPPSLSNAAQASAPYPQPLSPQARLHHHQHHHHHPHHPMHGGHHHHHHPQMNQVHGCGVNERFSDEQLVSLSVRELNRHLRGVSKDEVVRLKQKRRTLKNRGYAQSCRYKRLQHRHALESEKHVLTQQLEQLQCELTRVLRERDAYKARYEKLLSTNHGIGGGDAPPTRTSNPPSPPPDYFL; encoded by the exons atgtcctctccttccctACCCATGCCTTCTCTACCCCCCAGCCCCTTAGCCATGGAGTATCTAAATGACTTTGACCTCCTCAAGTTTGAGGTGAAACCAGACactcctccactccctcctccATGTTCGTATCCCAAATCTGGCCTTCCCCACGACCCCTCCAGCTCTCCGTACACCAGCCACCCTCCGCAGGACTCCAGTTTGAGCTCCAGCCCTTACAACTCTCTGCCACCCTCGCCAACGCTCAGCGACGCCCACCCGCCGCCTTCGGGCTCATCCTCCCTGTCTTCGTCATCCTCTTCcatctccttccctctctccatctccaacaGCTTCACCTCTGGCATCAGCTCCGGCTCTCAGGGCAACGTGGAAAGCAGCCCGGCCCACGGAGGGCCTCAGGGTCCAACCCCGGCCTCCCTGGAGGACCTGATATGGTTGGCGGCACTGCAGCAACAGTTTGGTGGTGAGGTGACGGGGCCTGCCACTTTGTTGGGAGCGTTGGGAGGAGTACCagagagaggggacagagaAAGGAGTCCGGGTAATGGCTTTTTGGGGTGTGAGGATGCTGTGGAGGCTTTACTGaattcagctgctgcagctgtcagctCACAG TTCCCAGGTCTTTCTCAGAGTTCGAGCAGCAACCTGGGAGACTCCAGCAGCGACAGCGGCGGTGACATCTCCTGCGGCAAAGCGACAGACATGTGCCATCGCCCGCTCGTCTTCCTCTCATCCGCTCCTCCGTCGCTCTCAAACGCTGCCCAGGCCTCAGCTCCTTACCCTCAACCCCTCAGCCCCCAGGCCCGCCTTCATCACCACcagcatcaccatcatcacccaCATCACCCCATGCATGGCggccatcaccatcaccaccacccacaAATGAATCAGGTACACGGG TGCGGGGTGAACGAGCGTTTCTCCGACGAGCAGCTGGTGAGCTTGTCGGTGCGAGAGTTGAACCGACACCTGCGCGGAGTGAGTAAGGATGAAGTGGTGCGCTTGAAGCAGAAGCGGCGCACGCTAAAGAACCGGGGATACGCGCAGTCCTGCCGCTACAAGCGCCTACAGCACCGCCACGCACTGGAGTCAGAGAAACATGTGCTCACGCAACAG TTGGAGCAGCTACAATGTGAGCTGACTCGAGTGCTGAGGGAGCGGGACGCCTACAAGGCTCGCTACGAGAAGCTCCTGAGCACGAACCACGGCATTGGCGGCGGCGATGCCCCACCGACCCGCACCAGCAACCCACCTTCCCCGCCCCCTGACTACTTCCTCTGA